In a genomic window of Cardiocondyla obscurior isolate alpha-2009 linkage group LG08, Cobs3.1, whole genome shotgun sequence:
- the LOC139105117 gene encoding tetratricopeptide repeat protein 17-like isoform X1: MTRRNVSCKIATVLAVILEISAVKHWHVTENGKIQPQHDTVFDMRRSYDLLGFLEQEKRKETADAIYKKISRKEVSIDNEFVGLSMADMESSNSDCYSWDKSLADIDVHASIVVDHRLRDGIDQTDYMLFNVVANSNQAAPDCQKTFPLDFSIYTFEHLKAMQNRKNLTQREELGLMRFLSLNTDLNHFGHQLAYSLSRNSTSWIYLNLASIYWRIKGNAYNALECSRRAIVSAPRQYRDIPLLTTAGILHAAKYSGEAAIVLHTAIDHNPTESYHHLALGHVYTSLGDFDRSAACYDNCLRLAPDTIEAKQMKYAILCHRFLETSLLLFDQRLRNVLSEIHVYHDWKEEWLKLYEHMLWEQNIKSATREIKLAFAREQDLHLLAINPVERSIHHIDNNIVLSYMDLGDRKKIAENMLQNVHVSLHLLKNLQKQVKERSNRITRDMTELNIEYNDLFASPTKSPKYRNVEIKKGNEDFEADHWPKISDCDSSMLMFGDGKQYLPIYLSPENKGYATHLFVNELIDIEPWKKHPLPWHPPICQTPKSFNERYITRSLLDATMQQHSPDVSLKPFLHNLVQTADLAEIGQRILTATEAKVAAPWVLSMLASLHWRIVGKPRLALDCLQLALEKVPKEFEDVPLVSIASIYHKIGSIDDALRVTDKALQINAVEPMTNFLFGILLNIKGNYTGAIHYLKQALRMDSHLYDGRALMLLKTLACREKFNVITGNYPGCEEQRINLHKHSMNLPSVLLTKYNLQPSSTFLRKRQVKNCKHINYVSTTEERAGVDCRNNHKIGLLDVSYYSKKEHMRQGLIHSLLLPNSATKLHEPHVHMTRISDNDMLYTYTSSFNKMSDNQKESYYPNKDECDELKYEDWAASLFVFHKFIRRNVTIEDEIESLGNDIPNLQPICNKSNSEMNRVTEVVQFSQLLQYKPELDMAEWLIMITGTQNETLQGLGTKIAFALQKHYASWTLAIAASFYWRVAGDSRKALDCMWQSLENTPKDMQDILLVNLASLLSSQNYFHEALEIAQIALSIGPDFIINHYVVANLHAALGDFETAASFYRSSLELDPNFEPAITRLRIILCFLLFDDKKFAMSEILRNIM, encoded by the exons ATGACCCGGCGCAACGTGTCCTGTAAGATTGCCACGGTGCTCGCGGTGATCCTCGAAATCTCGGCCGTCAAACACTGGCACGTCACGGAAAATGGGAAAATTCAGCCACAG CACGATACCGTCTTTGATATGCGACGGTCATACGACCTTCTGGGATTTTTGGAGCAGGAAAAGCGTAAGGAAACAGCTGatgcgatttataaaaaaatttcgaggAAAGAAGTGTCCATTGACAACGAGTTTGTTGGCCTCAGCATGGCTGATATGGAGAGTTCAAACTCAGATTGTTATTCATGGGACAAGTCATTGGCCGATATTGATGTACATGCTAGTATAGTTGTTGATCATAGACTTAGAGATGGAATAGA TCAAACTGATTACATGCTGTTTAATGTAGTGGCTAATAGTAATCAAGCAGCCCCAGATTGTCAGAAGACATTTCCATTAGATTTCAGTATATACACGTTTGAACATCTTAAA GCAATGCAGAATCGAAAAAACCTGACACAGCGTGAAGAACTGGGTTTAATGAGGTTCCTGTCACTGAATACTGATCTCAATCACTTTGGTCACCAGCTGGCCTACAGTTTGTCTCGCAATAGTACCTCCTGGATATACTTGAATCTAGCATCAATTTATTGGCGGATTAAGGGAAATGCTTATAATGCTTTAGAGTGCAGTCGTAGAGCAATTGTATCCGCTCCAAG GCAATATCGCGATATTCCTCTTCTGACCACTGCCGGCATTTTACACGCTGCGAAATACTCTGGCGAGGCCGCAATTGTTTTACACACGGCGATAGATCATAATCCAACAGAGAGCTATCACCATTTGGCGCTGGGCCACGTGTACACATCTCTCGGCGACTTTGATCGTTCCGCAGCGTGCTATGATAATTGCTTGAGATTGGCGCCTGACACGATAGAGGCCAAACAGATGAAGTACGCCATATTATGTCATCGTTTTCTGGAAACGTCTCTGTTATTATTCGATCA acgTTTGAGAAATGTATTGTCAGAAATACATGTGTATCACGACTGGAAAGAAGAGTGGTTGAAACTCTACGAGCATATGCTCTGggaacaaaatattaaatctgcTACTAGAGAAATTAAGCTCGCTTTTGCGCGAGAACAGGATTTGCATTTACTTGCGATAAATCCGGTTGAAAGATCAATTCATcatattgataataatattgtattatctTACATGGATTTAggagatagaaagaaaatagcTGAGAATATGCTACAGAATGTTCATGTTAGTCTACATCTGttgaaaaatttgcaaaagcaAGTAAAGGAGCGCAGTAATCGTATCACAAGAG ATATGAcggaattaaatatagaatataatGATTTGTTTGCGTCTCCAACAAAGAGTCCAAAATATCGCAatgtggaaattaaaaagggaAACGAAGATTTTGAAGCTGATCACTGGCCAAAGATATCTGACTGTGATAGTTCTATGCTAATGTTCGGAGATGGAAAGCAATACTTACCTATTTATTTATCACCTGAGAATAAAGGTTACGC AACGCATTTATTCGTGAATGAATTAATTGATATAGAGCCATGGAAAAAGCATCCATTACCATGGCATCCTCCAATATGCCAAACGCCTAAATCATTTAATGAGAGATACATTACGCGTTCGTTACTAGATGCGACTATGCAGCAGCATTCACCGGATGTTTCTCTGAAACCATTTCTACATAATTTAGTACAAACTGCAGACTTGGCAGAAATTGGCCAGAGAATTTTAACGGCAACTGAAGcg AAAGTAGCTGCTCCGTGGGTATTGTCCATGCTTGCATCTTTACATTGGAGAATCGTAGGAAAACCTCGTTTAGCCTTGGATTGTCTTCAATTAGCATTGGAAAAAGTTCCTAAAGAATTTGAGGATGTACCTTTAGTTAGTATAGCTTCAATATATCATAAAATAGGTTCAATAGACGATGCTTTAAGAGTTACGGATAAAGCTTTACAAATTAATGCTGTGGag ccaatgacaaattttttgtttggtatactattaaatataaaaggaaATTACACAGGGGCTATACATTACTTAAAGCAAGCATTAAGGATGGATTCACATTTGTATGACGGTAGGGCATTAATGTTATTGAAGACATTAGCCTGTcgcgaaaaatttaatgttatcaCGGGTAATTATCCAG GCTGTGAAGaacaaagaattaatttacacaAACATTCTATGAACCTGCCTTCTGTATTACttactaaatataatttgcaacCAAGTAGTACGTTTTTACGTAAGCGACAAGTCAAGAATTGTAAGCATATTAACTATGTTTCAACAACGGAAGAAAGAGCAG GGGTGGACTGTCGGAATAATCACAAAATTGGATTATTGGACGTATCATACTACAGTAAGAAAGAACATATGCGCCAAGGTCTCATACATTCATTATTACTTCCTAATAGCGCAACGAAACTGCATGAACCACATGTGCATATGACCAGAATTTCAGATAAT gaTATGCTATACACATATACTTCATCGTTTAATAAGATGTCTGACAATCAAAAAGAATCATATTACCCAAATAAAGACGAATGTGACGAGCTTAAGTACGAAGACTGGGCCGCTTCTTTATTcgtatttcataaatttatacgaCGCAATGTAAC CATTGAAGATGAGATCGAATCGCTGGGTAACGATATTCCAAACTTACAACcaatatgtaataaaagtaattcgGAAATGAATCGTGTGACCGAAGTGGTACAATTCTCGCAGTTATTGCAGTACAAACCTGAATTGGACATGGCCGAATGGCTGATTATGATAACCGGAACGCAAAACGAAACTTTGCAAGGGCTCGGAACTAAAATCGCGTTTGCTTTACAAAAG cATTACGCTTCTTGGACCTTAGCGATAGCTGCATCATTTTATTGGCGCGTGGCAGGCGACAGTCGCAAAGCGTTGGATTGTATGTGGCAAAGTCTAGAGAACACTCCGAAAGACATGCAGGACATACTTCTCGTAAATCTAGCGTCTTTACTTAGTTCGCAGAATTATTTCCACGAGGCCCTCGAAATCGCTCAGATAGCACTTTCGATCGGCCCAGATTTCATAATCAATCATTACGTCGTCGCCAATCTCCACGCTGCTTTg GGCGATTTCGAGACGGCCGCAAGCTTCTATAGATCTTCACTTGAACTTGATCCGAATTTTGAACCGGCTATTACAAGGCTACGaataatattatgtttctTGTTGtttgacgataaaaaatttgccaTGAGCGAGATATTACGAAACATTATGTGA
- the LOC139105117 gene encoding tetratricopeptide repeat protein 17-like isoform X2 — MTRRNVSCKIATVLAVILEISAVKHWHVTENGKIQPQHDTVFDMRRSYDLLGFLEQEKRKETADAIYKKISRKEVSIDNEFVGLSMADMESSNSDCYSWDKSLADIDVHASIVVDHRLRDGIDQTDYMLFNVVANSNQAAPDCQKTFPLDFSIYTFEHLKAMQNRKNLTQREELGLMRFLSLNTDLNHFGHQLAYSLSRNSTSWIYLNLASIYWRIKGNAYNALECSRRAIVSAPRQYRDIPLLTTAGILHAAKYSGEAAIVLHTAIDHNPTESYHHLALGHVYTSLGDFDRSAACYDNCLRLAPDTIEAKQMKYAILCHRFLETSLLLFDQRLRNVLSEIHVYHDWKEEWLKLYEHMLWEQNIKSATREIKLAFAREQDLHLLAINPVERSIHHIDNNIVLSYMDLGDRKKIAENMLQNVHVSLHLLKNLQKQVKERSNRITRDMTELNIEYNDLFASPTKSPKYRNVEIKKGNEDFEADHWPKISDCDSSMLMFGDGKQYLPIYLSPENKGYATHLFVNELIDIEPWKKHPLPWHPPICQTPKSFNERYITRSLLDATMQQHSPDVSLKPFLHNLVQTADLAEIGQRILTATEAKVAAPWVLSMLASLHWRIVGKPRLALDCLQLALEKVPKEFEDVPLVSIASIYHKIGSIDDALRVTDKALQINAVEPMTNFLFGILLNIKGNYTGAIHYLKQALRMDSHLYDGRALMLLKTLACREKFNVITGCEEQRINLHKHSMNLPSVLLTKYNLQPSSTFLRKRQVKNCKHINYVSTTEERAGVDCRNNHKIGLLDVSYYSKKEHMRQGLIHSLLLPNSATKLHEPHVHMTRISDNDMLYTYTSSFNKMSDNQKESYYPNKDECDELKYEDWAASLFVFHKFIRRNVTIEDEIESLGNDIPNLQPICNKSNSEMNRVTEVVQFSQLLQYKPELDMAEWLIMITGTQNETLQGLGTKIAFALQKHYASWTLAIAASFYWRVAGDSRKALDCMWQSLENTPKDMQDILLVNLASLLSSQNYFHEALEIAQIALSIGPDFIINHYVVANLHAALGDFETAASFYRSSLELDPNFEPAITRLRIILCFLLFDDKKFAMSEILRNIM, encoded by the exons ATGACCCGGCGCAACGTGTCCTGTAAGATTGCCACGGTGCTCGCGGTGATCCTCGAAATCTCGGCCGTCAAACACTGGCACGTCACGGAAAATGGGAAAATTCAGCCACAG CACGATACCGTCTTTGATATGCGACGGTCATACGACCTTCTGGGATTTTTGGAGCAGGAAAAGCGTAAGGAAACAGCTGatgcgatttataaaaaaatttcgaggAAAGAAGTGTCCATTGACAACGAGTTTGTTGGCCTCAGCATGGCTGATATGGAGAGTTCAAACTCAGATTGTTATTCATGGGACAAGTCATTGGCCGATATTGATGTACATGCTAGTATAGTTGTTGATCATAGACTTAGAGATGGAATAGA TCAAACTGATTACATGCTGTTTAATGTAGTGGCTAATAGTAATCAAGCAGCCCCAGATTGTCAGAAGACATTTCCATTAGATTTCAGTATATACACGTTTGAACATCTTAAA GCAATGCAGAATCGAAAAAACCTGACACAGCGTGAAGAACTGGGTTTAATGAGGTTCCTGTCACTGAATACTGATCTCAATCACTTTGGTCACCAGCTGGCCTACAGTTTGTCTCGCAATAGTACCTCCTGGATATACTTGAATCTAGCATCAATTTATTGGCGGATTAAGGGAAATGCTTATAATGCTTTAGAGTGCAGTCGTAGAGCAATTGTATCCGCTCCAAG GCAATATCGCGATATTCCTCTTCTGACCACTGCCGGCATTTTACACGCTGCGAAATACTCTGGCGAGGCCGCAATTGTTTTACACACGGCGATAGATCATAATCCAACAGAGAGCTATCACCATTTGGCGCTGGGCCACGTGTACACATCTCTCGGCGACTTTGATCGTTCCGCAGCGTGCTATGATAATTGCTTGAGATTGGCGCCTGACACGATAGAGGCCAAACAGATGAAGTACGCCATATTATGTCATCGTTTTCTGGAAACGTCTCTGTTATTATTCGATCA acgTTTGAGAAATGTATTGTCAGAAATACATGTGTATCACGACTGGAAAGAAGAGTGGTTGAAACTCTACGAGCATATGCTCTGggaacaaaatattaaatctgcTACTAGAGAAATTAAGCTCGCTTTTGCGCGAGAACAGGATTTGCATTTACTTGCGATAAATCCGGTTGAAAGATCAATTCATcatattgataataatattgtattatctTACATGGATTTAggagatagaaagaaaatagcTGAGAATATGCTACAGAATGTTCATGTTAGTCTACATCTGttgaaaaatttgcaaaagcaAGTAAAGGAGCGCAGTAATCGTATCACAAGAG ATATGAcggaattaaatatagaatataatGATTTGTTTGCGTCTCCAACAAAGAGTCCAAAATATCGCAatgtggaaattaaaaagggaAACGAAGATTTTGAAGCTGATCACTGGCCAAAGATATCTGACTGTGATAGTTCTATGCTAATGTTCGGAGATGGAAAGCAATACTTACCTATTTATTTATCACCTGAGAATAAAGGTTACGC AACGCATTTATTCGTGAATGAATTAATTGATATAGAGCCATGGAAAAAGCATCCATTACCATGGCATCCTCCAATATGCCAAACGCCTAAATCATTTAATGAGAGATACATTACGCGTTCGTTACTAGATGCGACTATGCAGCAGCATTCACCGGATGTTTCTCTGAAACCATTTCTACATAATTTAGTACAAACTGCAGACTTGGCAGAAATTGGCCAGAGAATTTTAACGGCAACTGAAGcg AAAGTAGCTGCTCCGTGGGTATTGTCCATGCTTGCATCTTTACATTGGAGAATCGTAGGAAAACCTCGTTTAGCCTTGGATTGTCTTCAATTAGCATTGGAAAAAGTTCCTAAAGAATTTGAGGATGTACCTTTAGTTAGTATAGCTTCAATATATCATAAAATAGGTTCAATAGACGATGCTTTAAGAGTTACGGATAAAGCTTTACAAATTAATGCTGTGGag ccaatgacaaattttttgtttggtatactattaaatataaaaggaaATTACACAGGGGCTATACATTACTTAAAGCAAGCATTAAGGATGGATTCACATTTGTATGACGGTAGGGCATTAATGTTATTGAAGACATTAGCCTGTcgcgaaaaatttaatgttatcaCGG GCTGTGAAGaacaaagaattaatttacacaAACATTCTATGAACCTGCCTTCTGTATTACttactaaatataatttgcaacCAAGTAGTACGTTTTTACGTAAGCGACAAGTCAAGAATTGTAAGCATATTAACTATGTTTCAACAACGGAAGAAAGAGCAG GGGTGGACTGTCGGAATAATCACAAAATTGGATTATTGGACGTATCATACTACAGTAAGAAAGAACATATGCGCCAAGGTCTCATACATTCATTATTACTTCCTAATAGCGCAACGAAACTGCATGAACCACATGTGCATATGACCAGAATTTCAGATAAT gaTATGCTATACACATATACTTCATCGTTTAATAAGATGTCTGACAATCAAAAAGAATCATATTACCCAAATAAAGACGAATGTGACGAGCTTAAGTACGAAGACTGGGCCGCTTCTTTATTcgtatttcataaatttatacgaCGCAATGTAAC CATTGAAGATGAGATCGAATCGCTGGGTAACGATATTCCAAACTTACAACcaatatgtaataaaagtaattcgGAAATGAATCGTGTGACCGAAGTGGTACAATTCTCGCAGTTATTGCAGTACAAACCTGAATTGGACATGGCCGAATGGCTGATTATGATAACCGGAACGCAAAACGAAACTTTGCAAGGGCTCGGAACTAAAATCGCGTTTGCTTTACAAAAG cATTACGCTTCTTGGACCTTAGCGATAGCTGCATCATTTTATTGGCGCGTGGCAGGCGACAGTCGCAAAGCGTTGGATTGTATGTGGCAAAGTCTAGAGAACACTCCGAAAGACATGCAGGACATACTTCTCGTAAATCTAGCGTCTTTACTTAGTTCGCAGAATTATTTCCACGAGGCCCTCGAAATCGCTCAGATAGCACTTTCGATCGGCCCAGATTTCATAATCAATCATTACGTCGTCGCCAATCTCCACGCTGCTTTg GGCGATTTCGAGACGGCCGCAAGCTTCTATAGATCTTCACTTGAACTTGATCCGAATTTTGAACCGGCTATTACAAGGCTACGaataatattatgtttctTGTTGtttgacgataaaaaatttgccaTGAGCGAGATATTACGAAACATTATGTGA
- the LOC139105117 gene encoding tetratricopeptide repeat protein 17-like isoform X3 yields MTRRNVSCKIATVLAVILEISAVKHWHVTENGKIQPQHDTVFDMRRSYDLLGFLEQEKRKETADAIYKKISRKEVSIDNEFVGLSMADMESSNSDCYSWDKSLADIDVHASIVVDHRLRDGIDQTDYMLFNVVANSNQAAPDCQKTFPLDFSIYTFEHLKAMQNRKNLTQREELGLMRFLSLNTDLNHFGHQLAYSLSRNSTSWIYLNLASIYWRIKGNAYNALECSRRAIVSAPRQYRDIPLLTTAGILHAAKYSGEAAIVLHTAIDHNPTESYHHLALGHVYTSLGDFDRSAACYDNCLRLAPDTIEAKQMKYAILCHRFLETSLLLFDQRLRNVLSEIHVYHDWKEEWLKLYEHMLWEQNIKSATREIKLAFAREQDLHLLAINPVERSIHHIDNNIVLSYMDLGDRKKIAENMLQNVHVSLHLLKNLQKQVKERSNRITRDMTELNIEYNDLFASPTKSPKYRNVEIKKGNEDFEADHWPKISDCDSSMLMFGDGKQYLPIYLSPENKGYATHLFVNELIDIEPWKKHPLPWHPPICQTPKSFNERYITRSLLDATMQQHSPDVSLKPFLHNLVQTADLAEIGQRILTATEAKVAAPWVLSMLASLHWRIVGKPRLALDCLQLALEKVPKEFEDVPLVSIASIYHKIGSIDDALRVTDKALQINAVEPMTNFLFGILLNIKGNYTGAIHYLKQALRMDSHLYDGRALMLLKTLACREKFNVITGNYPGVDCRNNHKIGLLDVSYYSKKEHMRQGLIHSLLLPNSATKLHEPHVHMTRISDNDMLYTYTSSFNKMSDNQKESYYPNKDECDELKYEDWAASLFVFHKFIRRNVTIEDEIESLGNDIPNLQPICNKSNSEMNRVTEVVQFSQLLQYKPELDMAEWLIMITGTQNETLQGLGTKIAFALQKHYASWTLAIAASFYWRVAGDSRKALDCMWQSLENTPKDMQDILLVNLASLLSSQNYFHEALEIAQIALSIGPDFIINHYVVANLHAALGDFETAASFYRSSLELDPNFEPAITRLRIILCFLLFDDKKFAMSEILRNIM; encoded by the exons ATGACCCGGCGCAACGTGTCCTGTAAGATTGCCACGGTGCTCGCGGTGATCCTCGAAATCTCGGCCGTCAAACACTGGCACGTCACGGAAAATGGGAAAATTCAGCCACAG CACGATACCGTCTTTGATATGCGACGGTCATACGACCTTCTGGGATTTTTGGAGCAGGAAAAGCGTAAGGAAACAGCTGatgcgatttataaaaaaatttcgaggAAAGAAGTGTCCATTGACAACGAGTTTGTTGGCCTCAGCATGGCTGATATGGAGAGTTCAAACTCAGATTGTTATTCATGGGACAAGTCATTGGCCGATATTGATGTACATGCTAGTATAGTTGTTGATCATAGACTTAGAGATGGAATAGA TCAAACTGATTACATGCTGTTTAATGTAGTGGCTAATAGTAATCAAGCAGCCCCAGATTGTCAGAAGACATTTCCATTAGATTTCAGTATATACACGTTTGAACATCTTAAA GCAATGCAGAATCGAAAAAACCTGACACAGCGTGAAGAACTGGGTTTAATGAGGTTCCTGTCACTGAATACTGATCTCAATCACTTTGGTCACCAGCTGGCCTACAGTTTGTCTCGCAATAGTACCTCCTGGATATACTTGAATCTAGCATCAATTTATTGGCGGATTAAGGGAAATGCTTATAATGCTTTAGAGTGCAGTCGTAGAGCAATTGTATCCGCTCCAAG GCAATATCGCGATATTCCTCTTCTGACCACTGCCGGCATTTTACACGCTGCGAAATACTCTGGCGAGGCCGCAATTGTTTTACACACGGCGATAGATCATAATCCAACAGAGAGCTATCACCATTTGGCGCTGGGCCACGTGTACACATCTCTCGGCGACTTTGATCGTTCCGCAGCGTGCTATGATAATTGCTTGAGATTGGCGCCTGACACGATAGAGGCCAAACAGATGAAGTACGCCATATTATGTCATCGTTTTCTGGAAACGTCTCTGTTATTATTCGATCA acgTTTGAGAAATGTATTGTCAGAAATACATGTGTATCACGACTGGAAAGAAGAGTGGTTGAAACTCTACGAGCATATGCTCTGggaacaaaatattaaatctgcTACTAGAGAAATTAAGCTCGCTTTTGCGCGAGAACAGGATTTGCATTTACTTGCGATAAATCCGGTTGAAAGATCAATTCATcatattgataataatattgtattatctTACATGGATTTAggagatagaaagaaaatagcTGAGAATATGCTACAGAATGTTCATGTTAGTCTACATCTGttgaaaaatttgcaaaagcaAGTAAAGGAGCGCAGTAATCGTATCACAAGAG ATATGAcggaattaaatatagaatataatGATTTGTTTGCGTCTCCAACAAAGAGTCCAAAATATCGCAatgtggaaattaaaaagggaAACGAAGATTTTGAAGCTGATCACTGGCCAAAGATATCTGACTGTGATAGTTCTATGCTAATGTTCGGAGATGGAAAGCAATACTTACCTATTTATTTATCACCTGAGAATAAAGGTTACGC AACGCATTTATTCGTGAATGAATTAATTGATATAGAGCCATGGAAAAAGCATCCATTACCATGGCATCCTCCAATATGCCAAACGCCTAAATCATTTAATGAGAGATACATTACGCGTTCGTTACTAGATGCGACTATGCAGCAGCATTCACCGGATGTTTCTCTGAAACCATTTCTACATAATTTAGTACAAACTGCAGACTTGGCAGAAATTGGCCAGAGAATTTTAACGGCAACTGAAGcg AAAGTAGCTGCTCCGTGGGTATTGTCCATGCTTGCATCTTTACATTGGAGAATCGTAGGAAAACCTCGTTTAGCCTTGGATTGTCTTCAATTAGCATTGGAAAAAGTTCCTAAAGAATTTGAGGATGTACCTTTAGTTAGTATAGCTTCAATATATCATAAAATAGGTTCAATAGACGATGCTTTAAGAGTTACGGATAAAGCTTTACAAATTAATGCTGTGGag ccaatgacaaattttttgtttggtatactattaaatataaaaggaaATTACACAGGGGCTATACATTACTTAAAGCAAGCATTAAGGATGGATTCACATTTGTATGACGGTAGGGCATTAATGTTATTGAAGACATTAGCCTGTcgcgaaaaatttaatgttatcaCGGGTAATTATCCAG GGGTGGACTGTCGGAATAATCACAAAATTGGATTATTGGACGTATCATACTACAGTAAGAAAGAACATATGCGCCAAGGTCTCATACATTCATTATTACTTCCTAATAGCGCAACGAAACTGCATGAACCACATGTGCATATGACCAGAATTTCAGATAAT gaTATGCTATACACATATACTTCATCGTTTAATAAGATGTCTGACAATCAAAAAGAATCATATTACCCAAATAAAGACGAATGTGACGAGCTTAAGTACGAAGACTGGGCCGCTTCTTTATTcgtatttcataaatttatacgaCGCAATGTAAC CATTGAAGATGAGATCGAATCGCTGGGTAACGATATTCCAAACTTACAACcaatatgtaataaaagtaattcgGAAATGAATCGTGTGACCGAAGTGGTACAATTCTCGCAGTTATTGCAGTACAAACCTGAATTGGACATGGCCGAATGGCTGATTATGATAACCGGAACGCAAAACGAAACTTTGCAAGGGCTCGGAACTAAAATCGCGTTTGCTTTACAAAAG cATTACGCTTCTTGGACCTTAGCGATAGCTGCATCATTTTATTGGCGCGTGGCAGGCGACAGTCGCAAAGCGTTGGATTGTATGTGGCAAAGTCTAGAGAACACTCCGAAAGACATGCAGGACATACTTCTCGTAAATCTAGCGTCTTTACTTAGTTCGCAGAATTATTTCCACGAGGCCCTCGAAATCGCTCAGATAGCACTTTCGATCGGCCCAGATTTCATAATCAATCATTACGTCGTCGCCAATCTCCACGCTGCTTTg GGCGATTTCGAGACGGCCGCAAGCTTCTATAGATCTTCACTTGAACTTGATCCGAATTTTGAACCGGCTATTACAAGGCTACGaataatattatgtttctTGTTGtttgacgataaaaaatttgccaTGAGCGAGATATTACGAAACATTATGTGA